The Streptomyces sp. Je 1-332 genome has a window encoding:
- a CDS encoding UBP-type zinc finger domain-containing protein: MNECPHVAALPHPEPAPLSETCPECLAVGSHPVQLRLCLDCGHVGCCDSSPFQHATAHFKDTGHAVMRTFEPGESWRWCFVDGSIV; encoded by the coding sequence ATGAACGAGTGCCCGCATGTGGCAGCGCTGCCGCACCCCGAACCCGCGCCGCTGAGCGAGACCTGCCCCGAGTGCCTCGCGGTCGGCAGTCACCCGGTGCAACTGCGGCTCTGTCTCGACTGCGGTCACGTGGGCTGCTGCGACTCCTCGCCCTTCCAGCACGCGACGGCACACTTCAAGGACACCGGGCACGCGGTGATGAGGACGTTCGAACCCGGCGAGAGCTGGCGTTGGTGCTTCGTGGACGGTTCGATCGTCTGA
- a CDS encoding RNA polymerase sigma factor SigF, with amino-acid sequence MRGREGPVRDEERGTRGLPGGRGGTPTRGREAPVEPALTSIPEQQARPHPEDPEQPGPSTVADASEQAEPTAQEERTKPSARGGAQRAGYMSEHGEQQHTRHDPQDRSGARAMFIELRELKDGSPEYADLRNKLVRMHLPLVEHLARRFRNRGEPLDDLTQVATIGLIKSVDRFDPERGVEFSTYATPTVVGEIKRHFRDKGWAVRVPRRLQELRLALTTATAELSQLHGRSPTVHELAEKLGISEEEVLEGLESANAYSTLSLDVPDTDDESPAVADTLGSEDEALEGVEYRESLKPLLEDLPPREKRILLLRFFGNMTQSQIAQEVGISQMHVSRLLARTLAQLREKLLVEE; translated from the coding sequence GTGAGGGGCAGGGAGGGGCCGGTGCGGGACGAAGAGCGCGGCACACGGGGTCTGCCCGGTGGCCGGGGTGGGACGCCGACGAGGGGGCGCGAGGCCCCGGTGGAGCCGGCCCTCACCAGCATCCCCGAGCAGCAGGCCAGGCCGCACCCCGAGGACCCGGAGCAGCCGGGTCCGTCGACTGTGGCTGACGCGTCGGAGCAGGCAGAGCCGACCGCCCAGGAGGAGCGCACCAAGCCCTCCGCCCGGGGCGGCGCGCAACGGGCGGGATACATGAGCGAACACGGTGAGCAGCAGCACACCCGGCACGATCCGCAGGACCGCAGCGGTGCACGCGCGATGTTCATCGAGCTGCGCGAGCTGAAGGACGGCAGTCCCGAGTACGCGGACCTGCGCAACAAGCTGGTCCGCATGCACCTGCCGCTCGTCGAGCACCTGGCCCGCCGCTTCCGCAACCGCGGCGAGCCGCTCGACGACCTGACGCAGGTCGCCACGATCGGCCTGATCAAGTCCGTGGACCGCTTCGACCCGGAGCGCGGCGTGGAGTTCTCCACGTACGCGACGCCCACGGTCGTCGGTGAGATCAAGCGTCACTTCCGCGACAAGGGCTGGGCGGTCCGGGTCCCGCGGCGTCTCCAGGAGCTGCGGCTCGCGCTGACCACGGCGACCGCGGAGCTGTCCCAGCTGCACGGCCGCTCGCCCACGGTGCACGAGCTCGCCGAGAAGCTGGGCATCTCCGAGGAGGAGGTCCTGGAGGGCCTTGAGTCGGCCAACGCCTACTCCACGCTGTCCCTGGACGTCCCCGACACGGACGACGAGTCCCCGGCGGTCGCGGACACCCTGGGCTCGGAGGACGAGGCCCTGGAGGGCGTCGAGTACAGGGAGTCCCTCAAACCGCTCCTGGAAGACCTTCCACCGCGCGAGAAGCGCATCCTGCTGCTGCGGTTCTTCGGCAACATGACGCAGTCGCAGATCGCCCAGGAAGTCGGCATCTCCCAGATGCACGTCTCCCGGCTTCTCGCCCGCACGCTCGCGCAGCTGCGCGAGAAGCTCCTCGTCGAGGAGTGA
- a CDS encoding diacylglycerol kinase family protein: MRALLVVNPAATTTSARTRDVLIHALASEMKLEAVTTEYRGHARDLGRQAAESKDIELVVALGGDGTVNEVANGLLHNGPDPDRLPRLAVVPGGSTNVFARALGLPNDAVEATGALLDALREGSERTVSLGHLSGTPGTEDEAIPGHWFTFAAGFGFDAGVVGRVEQQRERGKRSTHALYLRQVFRQFLDEPHRRHGMITLERAGEDPVTDLVLSIVCNTSPYTYLGNRPMYASPQASFDTGLDVLGLSKLSTTAVARYGTQLLTSTPDRGPHGKHAVTLHDLTDFTLHSKVPLPLQMDGDHLGLRTSVTFTGVRRALRVIV, translated from the coding sequence ATGCGTGCACTCCTTGTGGTCAACCCGGCGGCAACCACCACCAGCGCGCGCACGCGTGACGTACTGATCCACGCGCTGGCGAGCGAGATGAAACTCGAGGCGGTCACCACGGAGTACCGCGGGCACGCCCGGGACCTCGGAAGACAGGCCGCCGAGAGCAAGGACATCGAGCTCGTCGTCGCGCTCGGCGGGGACGGCACGGTCAACGAGGTCGCCAACGGCCTGCTGCACAACGGCCCCGACCCGGACCGTCTGCCACGCCTCGCCGTCGTCCCCGGCGGCTCCACGAACGTCTTCGCGCGCGCCCTCGGTCTGCCGAACGACGCCGTGGAGGCGACCGGCGCTCTGCTCGACGCCCTGCGTGAGGGAAGTGAACGCACAGTGAGCCTGGGCCACCTGTCGGGAACTCCCGGCACGGAGGACGAGGCGATTCCCGGGCACTGGTTCACCTTCGCCGCCGGATTCGGTTTCGACGCCGGAGTGGTGGGACGGGTCGAACAACAGAGGGAGCGCGGGAAGCGGTCCACCCATGCGCTGTATTTGCGCCAGGTGTTCCGCCAGTTCCTCGACGAGCCGCACCGCAGACACGGAATGATCACGCTGGAACGGGCCGGCGAGGACCCGGTGACCGACCTCGTGCTCTCCATAGTCTGCAACACCTCTCCGTACACCTACCTGGGCAATCGCCCGATGTACGCGTCCCCGCAGGCCTCCTTCGACACCGGCCTCGACGTGCTCGGTCTCAGCAAGCTCTCGACCACCGCGGTGGCCCGCTACGGCACCCAGCTCCTGACGTCGACGCCCGATCGCGGACCCCACGGCAAGCACGCGGTTACGCTCCATGACCTCACCGACTTCACCTTGCATTCGAAGGTGCCGCTCCCCCTCCAGATGGACGGTGACCACCTGGGGCTGCGCACGAGCGTGACGTTCACAGGCGTACGCCGTGCACTGCGTGTGATTGTGTGA
- a CDS encoding anti-sigma regulatory factor has protein sequence MSQIAGEPGNQDFVEVRLPAAGAYLSVLRTATAGLAARLDFTLDEIEDLRIAVDEACAILLQQAVPGSVLSCVFRLVDDSLEVTVSAPTTDGRAPERDTFAWTVLSALAGQVDSSVAEDNTVSISLYKKRGAGPGPA, from the coding sequence GTGTCCCAGATCGCAGGCGAGCCCGGGAATCAGGACTTCGTCGAGGTCCGCCTTCCGGCTGCGGGTGCCTATCTGTCGGTGCTGCGTACGGCCACGGCCGGTCTCGCGGCCCGTTTGGACTTCACTCTCGACGAGATCGAGGACCTCCGCATCGCGGTCGACGAGGCCTGCGCGATCCTGCTCCAGCAGGCCGTGCCCGGATCGGTGCTCAGCTGCGTCTTCCGGCTCGTCGACGACTCCCTGGAGGTGACCGTCTCGGCGCCGACCACCGACGGCCGGGCCCCGGAACGGGACACCTTCGCCTGGACTGTGCTGTCCGCCCTCGCGGGTCAGGTCGACTCCTCCGTGGCCGAGGACAACACCGTCTCGATCAGTCTCTACAAGAAGCGCGGCGCGGGACCCGGGCCGGCGTGA